One genomic window of Daphnia pulex isolate KAP4 chromosome 10, ASM2113471v1 includes the following:
- the LOC124204988 gene encoding brefeldin A-inhibited guanine nucleotide-exchange protein 2-like isoform X1, translated as MRILSGDLSKMFIVKGLEKILADKEVKRSHLAQLRKACETALEDIQEELKHEENEKSSNSTSAALPLPRNYSANVINAEKHYLPFELACQCSVPRVVVIALDCLQKLIAYGHLSGTSLDPHNPQRRLIDRVVATICACFTGTPTEESVQLQIIKALLTVVTSQHVEIHEGTLLLAVRTCYNIYLASKNLINQTTAKATLTQMLNVIFMRMENQAIEEEAAFPNQENNLEQAEVGETKLEAIEIVSSIVDDIVATAVNDASAEKEVEGDTQSEGGQSNGGAPPSIISVCSSSLPRVPSQDSVDTIGGTSSSGGDLEPIGTSNSFSHVLQKDAYLVFRSLCRLAMKPLPDGIPDPKSHELRSKLLSLQLLLSVVQNAGPVFREHPVFLSVVRQCLCVALSRDGASSVTEVAELSLALFLALLNNFKAQLKKQIEVFFREIFLNILENPGSTFDHHWLVMQALTRICADAQSVVDLYVNYDCDLSAANIFERLVNVLSKIAQGRHVVDLRTTPIQEKALRIKGLECLVTILKCMVEWSRELYVNPNAQSNIGSSFTTSISKNHYRYNVLSYTDAEKIKENHTDENESQNYVNGTMTTPKQFEAIKQQKEIWEQGIVLFNRKSRRGLQYLQSQKLLGEEAVDVARFLVTEERLDKTVVGDFLGEPDKFNKEVMYAYVDLLDFNEKDFVSALRHFLEGFRLPGEAQKIDRLMEKFAARYCECNSSLRLFASADAPYVLAYSIIMLTTDLHSPQVKNKMTKEQFIKNNRGINDSKDLPEEYLSQIYDEIAGNEIKMKAHASNALGNKVSKSAGTANEKKRRLLWNMEMEALSSTARQLMESVSHVHSPFTSATHSEHVRPMFKVAWTPFLASFSVGLQDCDDLEVSTLCLDGIRCAIRIACIFHMALERDAFIQALARFTLLTANSPITEIKTKNIDTIKTLITVAHTDGNYLGHSWLDILKCISQLELAQLIGTGVRPQFITGTPTTPTGANLAGNNLNLNLGAMNLNLNLPGISSSGNNLHLSDLPSVSINSLEPSVKESIGETISQSVVVAVDRIFTGSTRLDGNAIVDFVRALCQISLEELAHSTQPRMFSLQKIVEISYYNMGRIRLQWSRIWEVLGDHFNKVGTSSNENIAFFAVDSLRQLAMKFIEKGELANFRFQKDFLRPFEHIMKRNRSPTIRDMVVRCVTQMVHSQSDNIKSGWKNIFCVFLLAASDNDEAIVELAFQTINKIVTELYVTNMAAMIDSFQDCVKCLSEFACNPLFPDTNMEAIRLIRLCGRHVADQPALFRDGGAQLADDMVNSQLTSAVTNLGLIPEEERLWVRGWFPILFELSCIIGRCKLDVRTRALTVLFEMAKQYGSTFRSHWWKDLFKVIFRIFNQSKLPDQLSEKSDWLTTTCNHALYAMVDVITQYFDLIGSLLIDDFIAQLLWCVTQENEQLARSGVNCLENLVISNGPKLGDASWLRICGCVDDIFHLTLPDALLTWSPHSAPAETDSGVKDTQRLFNGLLVQCQVQLELIHTIDNIVFFPSTTRKEDADLLASAKSISASQRDLDLDQGMFQFMSTEHLLLMVDCLAKSHNFARQFNTNSTQRNVLWKAGFRGPVRPNLLKQETQSLACAMRILFRLYHDEGRQNEWGKVADKLTHLGKDALEYYVTLETESHRDAWSPLMLLFLWKINQLTDEKFKTHVSWWHQLLCELVSFELKPELRSLLRKIFLKVGQVFRVIAAAP; from the exons ATGCGTATCCTTTCCGGGGATCTCAGCAAAATGTTTATTGTTAAAGGTTTGGAAAAGATTCTCGCCGACAAAGAAGTCAAACGAAGCCACTTGGCTCAATTAAGGAAAGCTTGTGAAACAGCACTAG AGGATATACAAGAGGAACTGaaacatgaagaaaatgaaaagagctCAAATAGCACCTCTGCTGCTCTTCCACTTCCACGAAATTACTCTGCAAATGTAATCAATGCAGAAAAACATTACCTTCCGTTTGAACTAGCTTGCCAGTGCTCAGTTCCAAGGGTTGTTGTAATTGCATTAGATTGCTTACAG AAACTCATTGCTTATGGCCATTTAAGTGGAACATCACTTGATCCACATAATCCACAGCGGCGTCTCATAGACAGGGTGGTTGCAACCATATGCGCATGTTTCACTGGAACACCTACTGAAGAAAGTGTTCAGTTGCAAATCATTAAA GCCTTATTAACTGTAGTCACATCTCAGCATGTGGAAATCCATGAAGGGACTCTACTTCTGGCAGTTCGAACTTGTTACAATATCTATCTGGCCAGCAAAAATCTGATTAATCAGACAACTGCTAAAGCAACATTGACACAAATGttgaatgttatttttatgagAATGGAAAATCAGGCT attgaagaagaagcagccTTCCCAAATCAGGAAAACAATCTGGAACAAGCCGAAGTTGGAGAAACTAAACTAGAAGCTATCGAAATAGTTTCTTCAATTGTTGACGACATCGTTGCAACAGCCGTCAACG ATGCCAGCgctgaaaaagaagttgaaggagACACGCAAAGCGAAGGAGGTCAGAGCAACGGAGGAGCTCCTCCATCTATTATTTCAGTGTGTTCATCATCGCTGCCCCGAGTGCCCTCGCAAGACAGTGTTGACACTATTGGTGGCACTAGTTCCAGTGGTGGAGACTTAGAACCGATTGGGACGTCCAATAGCTTCTCGCACGTTTTGCAAAAAGACGCATATCTTGTATTTCGTTCACTTTGTCGGCTGGCCATGAAACCTCTGCCCGACGGCATTCCAGATCCGAA atCTCATGAGCTGCGGTCCAAACTTTTGTCTCTACAACTTCTCTTATCAGTGGTGCAAAATGCCGGCCCAGTTTTTCGCGAGCATCCTGTTTTTCTATCTGTAGTCCGGCAGTGCCTGTGCGTAGCACTCAGTCGCGACGGAGCCTCTAGCGTAACCGAAGTAGCTGAGCTTTCCCTAGCTCTCTTTCTCGCATTATTGAACAACTTTAAGGcacaacttaaaaaacaaattgaa gTGTTTTTCCGGGAGATCTTTCTCAACATTCTAGAAAATCCTGGTTCGACTTTTGACCACCACTGGCTAGTTATGCAAGCTTTAACGCGTATCTGTGCCGACGCTCAGAGTGTGGTAGACCTGTATGTCAATTATGACTGCGATTTGTCTGCTGCCAACATCTTTGAGCGCTTAGTTAATGTACTGTCGAAGATCGCTCAAGGGCGGCATGTTGTAGACCTAAGGACGACGCCAATTCAAGAAAAGGCTTTACGGATAAAAGGCCTCGAGTGCCTTGTGACAATTTTGAAGTGTATGGTTGAATGGAGTCGTGAGCTGTATGTCAATCCTAATGCGCAATCTAACATTGGTTCGTCTTTTACAACaagtatttcaaaaaatcattaTCGTTATAACGTACTTTCTTACACAGAcgccgagaaaataaaagaaaaccacacagatgaaaatgaaagcCAAAATTACGTCAACGGCACTATGACAACTCCAAAACAATTTGAAGCCATCAAGCAGCAAAAGGAAATATGGGAACAGGGGATCGTGCT GTTTAATCGGAAATCTAGGAGAGGCTTGCAATACTTGCAGTCGCAGAAGCTTCTTGGGGAAGAAGCAGTTGACGTGGCGCGTTTTCTAGTGACGGAGGAACGACTGGATAAAACAGTAGTCGGCGACTTTCTTGGAGAACCCGACAAGTTTAATAAGGAGGTTATGTACGCCTACGTTGATTTACTGGATTTCAACGAAAAAGATTTCGTTAGTGCCCTGCGTCACTTTCTGGAGGGTTTTCGACTACCCGGTGAAGCCCAAAAAATTGACAGGCTTATGGAAAAGTTTGCTGCTCGTTATTGTGAATGCAATTCAAG TCTTAGACTATTCGCCAGTGCTGATGCTCCCTACGTTCTGGCATATTCAATCATCATGCTAACGACAGATCTTCATTCCCCACAAGTCAAGAACAAGATGACTAAGGAACAGTTCATTAAGAACAATCGTGGCATCAACGATTCAAAG GATCTGCCTGAAGAGTATCTTAGTCAGATTTACGATGAGATCGCTGGAAACGAGATCAAAATGAAGGCTCATGCGTCCAACGCTTTAGGCAACAAAGTTAGCAAGTCAG CAGGGACagcgaatgaaaagaaacgtcGTCTTTTGTGGAACATGGAAATGGAAGCTTTGTCTTCGACTGCACGCCAATTAATGGAGTCTGTCAGTCACGTTCATTCGCCCTTTACATCAGCTACGCACTCGGAGCATGTTCGACCCATGTTCAAAGTTGCATGGACACCTTTTCTAGCCTCTTTCAGTGTAGGACTACAAGATTGCGATGATCTGGAAGTGTCAACTCTGTGTCTGGATGGTATTCGCTGTGCCATCCGCATAGCCTGCATCTTTCATATGGCTCTTGAACGAGATGCTTTCATTCAAGCCTTGGCCCGCTTTACTCTATTGACTGCCAACTCTCCGATCACTGagataaaaactaaaaacataGATACGATCAAGACTCTCATAACAGTCGCCCATACTGATGGAAATTACCTGGGACACTCGTGGCTTGACATCCTTAAATGTATTAGCCAATTGGAGTTGGCTCAGCTGATAGGCACTGGAGTTCGACCGCAATTTATTACTGGAACTCCGACTACACCAACAGGTGCCAATTTAGctg gcaacaatttgaatttgaatttgggcgccatgaatttgaatttgaacttaCCAGGTATCTCTTCTTCGGGTAATAATCTACATCTGTCTGATCTGCCAAGCGTCAGTATAAACTCCCTCGAAC CTAGTGTCAAAGAGTCCATTGGGGAAACTATTTCTCAGAGCGTGGTGGTAGCAGTGGATCGGATCTTCACTGGTTCTACCCGGTTGGACGGAAATGCTATTGTCGATTTTGTCCGCGCTTTATGCCAG atcTCACTTGAAGAGTTGGCCCATTCTACGCAGCCGCGCATGTTCAGTTTGcagaaaattgttgaaatcTCCTATTACAATATGGGACGTATTCGTTTGCAATGGTCGCGTATTTGGGAGGTTTTGGGCGACCACTTTAACAAAGTGGGAACGAGTAGTAACGAGAACATCGCTTTCTTCGCAGTCGATTCACTTCGACAACTTGCAATGAAATTCATTGAAAAGGGAGAACTGGCAAATTTTCGATtccaaaaagattttctcaGGCCATTTGAGCACATCATGAAACGCAATCGATCACCCACAATTCGCGATATGGTGGTTCGTTGTGTCACCCAAATGGTTCATAGCCAATCAGATAATATCAAATCAGGATGGAAGAACATATTTTGTGTCTTTCTACTAG CCGCATCCGACAACGACGAAGCAATTGTGGAGCTGGCTTttcaaacaataaataaaattgtaacaGAACTTTACGTAACTAACATGGCGGCAATGATCGATAGCTTCCAG GATTGCGTCAAGTGCCTAAGCGAGTTCGCCTGCAATCCACTTTTCCCGGATACTAACATGGAGGCTATCCGTTTGATAAGGCTGTGCGGTCGGCATGTTGCCGACCAACCAGCTCTGTTTCGCGATGGgg gTGCCCAATTGGCAGACGACATGGTCAACAGCCAATTAACTTCAGCTGTGACCAACTTGGGATTAATTCCCGAGGAAGAACGCCTATGGGTCCGTGGTTGGTTTCCCATTCTGTTTGAGTTGAGCTGCATCATCGGACGTTGCAAACTAGACGTGCGTACTCGCGCTCTAACTGTTCTCTTCGAAATGGCTAAACAATACGGTTCAACGTTCCGGTCACATTGGTGGAAGGATTTATTTAAAGTTATCTTTCGAATCTTCAACCAATCGAAATTGCCGGATCAGTTGTCTGAAAAATCTGACTGGCTTACTACTACATGTAACCACGCACTCTACGCCATGGTCGATGTTATCACgcaatattttgatttgatcggTTCATTGCTTATTGATGATTTTAtcgctcagctgttgtg GTGCGTGACCCAGGAAAATGAGCAACTAGCGCGCTCAGgtgtcaattgcttggaaaaCCTGGTGATTAGTAACGGACCCAAGCTGGGTGATGCTTCTTGGTTACGAATCTGTGGTTGTGTTGATGACATATTCCATTTAACATTACCTGATGCCCTATTGACGTGGAGCCCTCACTCGGCGCCAGCTGAAACGGATAGTGGAGTCAAAGATACACAGCGACTCTTCAATGGTCTTTTAGTTCAGTGTCAAGTCCAGTTGGAGCTGATCCATACCATTGACAAcatcgtttttttcccttctacgACTCGCAAAGAAGATGCGGATTTGCTCGCCTCTGCCAAAAGCATTTCGGCTAGCCAAAGAGACCTTGATCTCG atcAAGGAATGTTTCAGTTCATGTCTACAGAGCACCTGTTGCTGATGGTCGATTGCTTAGCAAAGTCGCATAATTTTGCTCGCCAGTTCAACACCAACTCGACGCAGAGGAATGTATTATGGAAGGCAGGATTCCGAGGACCTGTCCGACCAAACTTGCTGAAACAGGAAACGCAAAGTCTTGCTTGCGCCATGCGCATCCTCTTCCGCCTTTACCACGACGAAGGGCGACAAAACGAATGGGGAAAGGTAGCTGATAAACTGACACATTTGGGTAAGGACGCCCTCGAGTACTACGTTACTCTTGAGACCGAGAGCCATCGTGATGCATGGTCACCTCTTATGCTCCTTTTCCTGTGGAAGATAAATCAACTGACTGACGAAAAG tttaaAACGCACGTCAGTTGGTGGCATCAGCTTCTGTGTGAGTTGGTGTCTTTCGAGTTAAAACCGGAATTGCGGTCATTGCTTAGAAAGATTTTTCTCAAAGTCGGTCAAGTATTCCGAGTCATTGCCGCCGCTCCATGA
- the LOC124204988 gene encoding brefeldin A-inhibited guanine nucleotide-exchange protein 2-like isoform X8 has product MRILSGDLSKMFIVKGLEKILADKEVKRSHLAQLRKACETALEDIQEELKHEENEKSSNSTSAALPLPRNYSANVINAEKHYLPFELACQCSVPRVVVIALDCLQKLIAYGHLSGTSLDPHNPQRRLIDRVVATICACFTGTPTEESVQLQIIKALLTVVTSQHVEIHEGTLLLAVRTCYNIYLASKNLINQTTAKATLTQMLNVIFMRMENQAIEEEAAFPNQENNLEQAEVGETKLEAIEIVSSIVDDIVATAVNDASAEKEVEGDTQSEGGQSNGGAPPSIISVCSSSLPRVPSQDSVDTIGGTSSSGGDLEPIGTSNSFSHVLQKDAYLVFRSLCRLAMKPLPDGIPDPKSHELRSKLLSLQLLLSVVQNAGPVFREHPVFLSVVRQCLCVALSRDGASSVTEVAELSLALFLALLNNFKAQLKKQIEVFFREIFLNILENPGSTFDHHWLVMQALTRICADAQSVVDLYVNYDCDLSAANIFERLVNVLSKIAQGRHVVDLRTTPIQEKALRIKGLECLVTILKCMVEWSRELYVNPNAQSNIDAEKIKENHTDENESQNYVNGTMTTPKQFEAIKQQKEIWEQGIVLFNRKSRRGLQYLQSQKLLGEEAVDVARFLVTEERLDKTVVGDFLGEPDKFNKEVMYAYVDLLDFNEKDFVSALRHFLEGFRLPGEAQKIDRLMEKFAARYCECNSSLRLFASADAPYVLAYSIIMLTTDLHSPQVKNKMTKEQFIKNNRGINDSKDLPEEYLSQIYDEIAGNEIKMKAHASNALGNKVSKSAGTANEKKRRLLWNMEMEALSSTARQLMESVSHVHSPFTSATHSEHVRPMFKVAWTPFLASFSVGLQDCDDLEVSTLCLDGIRCAIRIACIFHMALERDAFIQALARFTLLTANSPITEIKTKNIDTIKTLITVAHTDGNYLGHSWLDILKCISQLELAQLIGTGVRPQFITGTPTTPTGISSSGNNLHLSDLPSVSINSLEPSVKESIGETISQSVVVAVDRIFTGSTRLDGNAIVDFVRALCQISLEELAHSTQPRMFSLQKIVEISYYNMGRIRLQWSRIWEVLGDHFNKVGTSSNENIAFFAVDSLRQLAMKFIEKGELANFRFQKDFLRPFEHIMKRNRSPTIRDMVVRCVTQMVHSQSDNIKSGWKNIFCVFLLAASDNDEAIVELAFQTINKIVTELYVTNMAAMIDSFQDCVKCLSEFACNPLFPDTNMEAIRLIRLCGRHVADQPALFRDGGAQLADDMVNSQLTSAVTNLGLIPEEERLWVRGWFPILFELSCIIGRCKLDVRTRALTVLFEMAKQYGSTFRSHWWKDLFKVIFRIFNQSKLPDQLSEKSDWLTTTCNHALYAMVDVITQYFDLIGSLLIDDFIAQLLWCVTQENEQLARSGVNCLENLVISNGPKLGDASWLRICGCVDDIFHLTLPDALLTWSPHSAPAETDSGVKDTQRLFNGLLVQCQVQLELIHTIDNIVFFPSTTRKEDADLLASAKSISASQRDLDLDQGMFQFMSTEHLLLMVDCLAKSHNFARQFNTNSTQRNVLWKAGFRGPVRPNLLKQETQSLACAMRILFRLYHDEGRQNEWGKVADKLTHLGKDALEYYVTLETESHRDAWSPLMLLFLWKINQLTDEKFKTHVSWWHQLLCELVSFELKPELRSLLRKIFLKVGQVFRVIAAAP; this is encoded by the exons ATGCGTATCCTTTCCGGGGATCTCAGCAAAATGTTTATTGTTAAAGGTTTGGAAAAGATTCTCGCCGACAAAGAAGTCAAACGAAGCCACTTGGCTCAATTAAGGAAAGCTTGTGAAACAGCACTAG AGGATATACAAGAGGAACTGaaacatgaagaaaatgaaaagagctCAAATAGCACCTCTGCTGCTCTTCCACTTCCACGAAATTACTCTGCAAATGTAATCAATGCAGAAAAACATTACCTTCCGTTTGAACTAGCTTGCCAGTGCTCAGTTCCAAGGGTTGTTGTAATTGCATTAGATTGCTTACAG AAACTCATTGCTTATGGCCATTTAAGTGGAACATCACTTGATCCACATAATCCACAGCGGCGTCTCATAGACAGGGTGGTTGCAACCATATGCGCATGTTTCACTGGAACACCTACTGAAGAAAGTGTTCAGTTGCAAATCATTAAA GCCTTATTAACTGTAGTCACATCTCAGCATGTGGAAATCCATGAAGGGACTCTACTTCTGGCAGTTCGAACTTGTTACAATATCTATCTGGCCAGCAAAAATCTGATTAATCAGACAACTGCTAAAGCAACATTGACACAAATGttgaatgttatttttatgagAATGGAAAATCAGGCT attgaagaagaagcagccTTCCCAAATCAGGAAAACAATCTGGAACAAGCCGAAGTTGGAGAAACTAAACTAGAAGCTATCGAAATAGTTTCTTCAATTGTTGACGACATCGTTGCAACAGCCGTCAACG ATGCCAGCgctgaaaaagaagttgaaggagACACGCAAAGCGAAGGAGGTCAGAGCAACGGAGGAGCTCCTCCATCTATTATTTCAGTGTGTTCATCATCGCTGCCCCGAGTGCCCTCGCAAGACAGTGTTGACACTATTGGTGGCACTAGTTCCAGTGGTGGAGACTTAGAACCGATTGGGACGTCCAATAGCTTCTCGCACGTTTTGCAAAAAGACGCATATCTTGTATTTCGTTCACTTTGTCGGCTGGCCATGAAACCTCTGCCCGACGGCATTCCAGATCCGAA atCTCATGAGCTGCGGTCCAAACTTTTGTCTCTACAACTTCTCTTATCAGTGGTGCAAAATGCCGGCCCAGTTTTTCGCGAGCATCCTGTTTTTCTATCTGTAGTCCGGCAGTGCCTGTGCGTAGCACTCAGTCGCGACGGAGCCTCTAGCGTAACCGAAGTAGCTGAGCTTTCCCTAGCTCTCTTTCTCGCATTATTGAACAACTTTAAGGcacaacttaaaaaacaaattgaa gTGTTTTTCCGGGAGATCTTTCTCAACATTCTAGAAAATCCTGGTTCGACTTTTGACCACCACTGGCTAGTTATGCAAGCTTTAACGCGTATCTGTGCCGACGCTCAGAGTGTGGTAGACCTGTATGTCAATTATGACTGCGATTTGTCTGCTGCCAACATCTTTGAGCGCTTAGTTAATGTACTGTCGAAGATCGCTCAAGGGCGGCATGTTGTAGACCTAAGGACGACGCCAATTCAAGAAAAGGCTTTACGGATAAAAGGCCTCGAGTGCCTTGTGACAATTTTGAAGTGTATGGTTGAATGGAGTCGTGAGCTGTATGTCAATCCTAATGCGCAATCTAACATTG AcgccgagaaaataaaagaaaaccacacagatgaaaatgaaagcCAAAATTACGTCAACGGCACTATGACAACTCCAAAACAATTTGAAGCCATCAAGCAGCAAAAGGAAATATGGGAACAGGGGATCGTGCT GTTTAATCGGAAATCTAGGAGAGGCTTGCAATACTTGCAGTCGCAGAAGCTTCTTGGGGAAGAAGCAGTTGACGTGGCGCGTTTTCTAGTGACGGAGGAACGACTGGATAAAACAGTAGTCGGCGACTTTCTTGGAGAACCCGACAAGTTTAATAAGGAGGTTATGTACGCCTACGTTGATTTACTGGATTTCAACGAAAAAGATTTCGTTAGTGCCCTGCGTCACTTTCTGGAGGGTTTTCGACTACCCGGTGAAGCCCAAAAAATTGACAGGCTTATGGAAAAGTTTGCTGCTCGTTATTGTGAATGCAATTCAAG TCTTAGACTATTCGCCAGTGCTGATGCTCCCTACGTTCTGGCATATTCAATCATCATGCTAACGACAGATCTTCATTCCCCACAAGTCAAGAACAAGATGACTAAGGAACAGTTCATTAAGAACAATCGTGGCATCAACGATTCAAAG GATCTGCCTGAAGAGTATCTTAGTCAGATTTACGATGAGATCGCTGGAAACGAGATCAAAATGAAGGCTCATGCGTCCAACGCTTTAGGCAACAAAGTTAGCAAGTCAG CAGGGACagcgaatgaaaagaaacgtcGTCTTTTGTGGAACATGGAAATGGAAGCTTTGTCTTCGACTGCACGCCAATTAATGGAGTCTGTCAGTCACGTTCATTCGCCCTTTACATCAGCTACGCACTCGGAGCATGTTCGACCCATGTTCAAAGTTGCATGGACACCTTTTCTAGCCTCTTTCAGTGTAGGACTACAAGATTGCGATGATCTGGAAGTGTCAACTCTGTGTCTGGATGGTATTCGCTGTGCCATCCGCATAGCCTGCATCTTTCATATGGCTCTTGAACGAGATGCTTTCATTCAAGCCTTGGCCCGCTTTACTCTATTGACTGCCAACTCTCCGATCACTGagataaaaactaaaaacataGATACGATCAAGACTCTCATAACAGTCGCCCATACTGATGGAAATTACCTGGGACACTCGTGGCTTGACATCCTTAAATGTATTAGCCAATTGGAGTTGGCTCAGCTGATAGGCACTGGAGTTCGACCGCAATTTATTACTGGAACTCCGACTACACCAACAG GTATCTCTTCTTCGGGTAATAATCTACATCTGTCTGATCTGCCAAGCGTCAGTATAAACTCCCTCGAAC CTAGTGTCAAAGAGTCCATTGGGGAAACTATTTCTCAGAGCGTGGTGGTAGCAGTGGATCGGATCTTCACTGGTTCTACCCGGTTGGACGGAAATGCTATTGTCGATTTTGTCCGCGCTTTATGCCAG atcTCACTTGAAGAGTTGGCCCATTCTACGCAGCCGCGCATGTTCAGTTTGcagaaaattgttgaaatcTCCTATTACAATATGGGACGTATTCGTTTGCAATGGTCGCGTATTTGGGAGGTTTTGGGCGACCACTTTAACAAAGTGGGAACGAGTAGTAACGAGAACATCGCTTTCTTCGCAGTCGATTCACTTCGACAACTTGCAATGAAATTCATTGAAAAGGGAGAACTGGCAAATTTTCGATtccaaaaagattttctcaGGCCATTTGAGCACATCATGAAACGCAATCGATCACCCACAATTCGCGATATGGTGGTTCGTTGTGTCACCCAAATGGTTCATAGCCAATCAGATAATATCAAATCAGGATGGAAGAACATATTTTGTGTCTTTCTACTAG CCGCATCCGACAACGACGAAGCAATTGTGGAGCTGGCTTttcaaacaataaataaaattgtaacaGAACTTTACGTAACTAACATGGCGGCAATGATCGATAGCTTCCAG GATTGCGTCAAGTGCCTAAGCGAGTTCGCCTGCAATCCACTTTTCCCGGATACTAACATGGAGGCTATCCGTTTGATAAGGCTGTGCGGTCGGCATGTTGCCGACCAACCAGCTCTGTTTCGCGATGGgg gTGCCCAATTGGCAGACGACATGGTCAACAGCCAATTAACTTCAGCTGTGACCAACTTGGGATTAATTCCCGAGGAAGAACGCCTATGGGTCCGTGGTTGGTTTCCCATTCTGTTTGAGTTGAGCTGCATCATCGGACGTTGCAAACTAGACGTGCGTACTCGCGCTCTAACTGTTCTCTTCGAAATGGCTAAACAATACGGTTCAACGTTCCGGTCACATTGGTGGAAGGATTTATTTAAAGTTATCTTTCGAATCTTCAACCAATCGAAATTGCCGGATCAGTTGTCTGAAAAATCTGACTGGCTTACTACTACATGTAACCACGCACTCTACGCCATGGTCGATGTTATCACgcaatattttgatttgatcggTTCATTGCTTATTGATGATTTTAtcgctcagctgttgtg GTGCGTGACCCAGGAAAATGAGCAACTAGCGCGCTCAGgtgtcaattgcttggaaaaCCTGGTGATTAGTAACGGACCCAAGCTGGGTGATGCTTCTTGGTTACGAATCTGTGGTTGTGTTGATGACATATTCCATTTAACATTACCTGATGCCCTATTGACGTGGAGCCCTCACTCGGCGCCAGCTGAAACGGATAGTGGAGTCAAAGATACACAGCGACTCTTCAATGGTCTTTTAGTTCAGTGTCAAGTCCAGTTGGAGCTGATCCATACCATTGACAAcatcgtttttttcccttctacgACTCGCAAAGAAGATGCGGATTTGCTCGCCTCTGCCAAAAGCATTTCGGCTAGCCAAAGAGACCTTGATCTCG atcAAGGAATGTTTCAGTTCATGTCTACAGAGCACCTGTTGCTGATGGTCGATTGCTTAGCAAAGTCGCATAATTTTGCTCGCCAGTTCAACACCAACTCGACGCAGAGGAATGTATTATGGAAGGCAGGATTCCGAGGACCTGTCCGACCAAACTTGCTGAAACAGGAAACGCAAAGTCTTGCTTGCGCCATGCGCATCCTCTTCCGCCTTTACCACGACGAAGGGCGACAAAACGAATGGGGAAAGGTAGCTGATAAACTGACACATTTGGGTAAGGACGCCCTCGAGTACTACGTTACTCTTGAGACCGAGAGCCATCGTGATGCATGGTCACCTCTTATGCTCCTTTTCCTGTGGAAGATAAATCAACTGACTGACGAAAAG tttaaAACGCACGTCAGTTGGTGGCATCAGCTTCTGTGTGAGTTGGTGTCTTTCGAGTTAAAACCGGAATTGCGGTCATTGCTTAGAAAGATTTTTCTCAAAGTCGGTCAAGTATTCCGAGTCATTGCCGCCGCTCCATGA